A section of the Oryza sativa Japonica Group chromosome 1, ASM3414082v1 genome encodes:
- the LOC107280859 gene encoding uncharacterized protein, whose translation MADSMLSTVPSWLPVGMDPLTTYLLEIKLARDRKNARVEYDWFIFSKVIDSNAMCYKDFIDDIAKSYPWGPNETVTIGYVDMVHKITHHVTTDQDMLTMFEKFVDIKVIPMIIRIHGINESIDELDHTLVKASACVPDTPSLATPSQVDFSQPSSSTLPSHVIVPSDTYLVNSFPMAEHVGVDEEGIYLDEEEAVVGHADETRDEGAVNEVSEDESWATSEDESEDASEDDGVNESEDESMASDGMPEHIPIATYDKNDPPMIVGSVYPNINEFRLAIAQHAIKKEFEYNIIRSEPGQFTASCAAKGCKWRIHASVVADGVTMMGIPDLREALAAYEKLIPSLPDKAQWPKADHGFFLAPPILKKSAGRPRTMRYKGWTEKGSKRSRRHKCPICKSYGHHWHNCKEGDPEEVAAMLAERSRSLTGSNQPEPSNMIVALPCLGEETPTVAPKMTKSKTKGKSSCSSTPGSPAMSTRSKNKSPAMGTRSKRKLMD comes from the exons ATGGCAGATTCAATGCTTAGCACGGTTCCTTCATGGCTCCCCGTAGG GATGGACCCCTTAACTACATATTTGTTGGAAATCAAACTAGCCAGGGATCGAAAAAATGCTAGGGTGGAATATGATTGGTTTATTTTCAGTAAAGTGATAGACTCAAATGCGATGTGCTACAAAgactttattgatgatattgcgAAGTCATATCCATGGGGGCCAAATGAAACTGTCACAATTGGCTACGTGGATATGGTTCATAAAATTACTCATCATGTCACAACTGACCAGGATATGCTTACAATGTTTGAAAAGTTTGTTGATATCAAGGTGATTCCAATGATTATTCGCATACATGGTATTAATGAAAGTATTGATGAGTTAGACCACACTCTTGTTAAAGCAAGCGCATGTGTTCCCGATACTCCTTCTTTGGCAACCCCATCTCAAGTGGATTTCAGCCAACCTAGCAGCAGCACTCTTCCTTCTCATGTCATTGTGCCATCAGACACATACTTAGTAAACTCATTTCCTATGGCTGAGCATGTTGGTGTTGATGAGGAAGGCATATACTTagatgaggaggaggctgtTGTTGGTCATGCTGATGAAACTAGAGATGAAGGGGCTGTCAATGAAGTATCCGAGGATGAATCTTGGGCTACATCTGAGGATGAATCTGAGGATGCATCTGAGGATGATGGTGTCAATGAATCCGAGGATGAGTCAATGGCATCAGATGGGATGCCTGAACATATTCCTATTGCAACTTATGACAAAAATGACCCACCAATGATCGTAGGCAGCGTATATCCAAacattaatgaatttagattgGCAATAGCACAACATGCAATAAAAAAGGAGTTTGAATATAACATCATCCGAAGTGAACCAGGGCAATTTACTGCAAGTTGTGCTGCTAAAGGCTGCAAATGGAGGATTCATGCATCCGTGGTTGCTGATGGTGTCACTATGATG GGAATTCCAGATCTCAGGGAAGCCTT GGCAGCATATGAGAAATTGATCCCTTCATTACCTGACAAGGCACAATGGCCAAAAGCTGATCATGGGTTTTTCTTGGCACCACCCATTCTGAAGAAATCAGCTGGGAGACCAAGAACTATGAGGTACAAAGGATGGACTGAGAAAGGAAGCAAAAGGAGTAGGAGGCACAAATGCCCAATTTGCAAGAGTTATGGCCATCATTGGCACAATTGCAAAGAGGGTGATCCAGAGGAAGTAGCAGCAATGCTTGCTGAAAG ATCAAGATCACTTACTGGCTCCAACCAACCTGAGCCATCTAACATGATTGTAGCCTTGCCATGTCTGGGGGAGGAAACACCTACAGTTGCACCAAAAATGACCAAGAGCAAGACAAAGGGAAAGTCATCATGTTCTAGTACTCCTGGTAGCCCAGCTATGAGCACAAGGAGCAAAAATAAGAGTCCTGCAATGGGCACTAGGAGCAAAAGAAAACTTATGGACTGA